In Pleurocapsa sp. PCC 7319, the following are encoded in one genomic region:
- a CDS encoding MgPME-cyclase complex family protein, with amino-acid sequence MTTYYYVAASQKFLLEEEPFEEVIKERIRNYQEQNKEIDFWLVKQPAFLEAPEMANVKAQIPQPAAAVITTNEQLSTWLKLRLEYVASGKFEAPSDTIPEPIASLEQVI; translated from the coding sequence ATGACTACTTACTATTACGTTGCTGCTAGCCAAAAGTTTTTATTGGAAGAAGAACCTTTTGAAGAGGTAATTAAAGAAAGAATTCGTAATTATCAGGAACAAAATAAGGAAATTGATTTTTGGTTAGTTAAGCAACCAGCTTTCTTAGAAGCTCCAGAAATGGCAAATGTTAAAGCCCAAATTCCTCAACCAGCAGCAGCAGTAATCACTACCAATGAGCAATTATCTACTTGGCTCAAATTACGATTAGAGTATGTAGCATCAGGAAAATTTGAAGCACCTTCTGATACCATCCCTGAGCCGATCGCTTCTTTGGAACAAGTCATATAA
- the sixA gene encoding phosphohistidine phosphatase SixA: protein MQVYLVRHGIAAPREDYHDDKKRPLTNQGRQKTTKVAERLLSVGVKFDLILSSPLIRASQTAEILQQAGLSKTVDAFDPLKPEGDIEQWLTWLQSWQLQNANGTLALVGHQPNLGNWAETLIWGTVKQQIVVKKSGIIGLQLPSIGTPISRSTLFLLLSPKWII from the coding sequence ATGCAAGTTTATTTAGTTCGTCACGGAATAGCTGCTCCCAGAGAAGATTACCATGATGACAAAAAGCGACCCTTAACTAATCAAGGTCGTCAAAAAACGACTAAGGTAGCAGAGCGATTGTTGTCTGTGGGAGTAAAATTTGACCTGATTTTAAGTAGCCCCTTGATAAGAGCATCTCAAACTGCAGAAATTCTCCAACAAGCAGGTTTATCTAAAACTGTTGATGCCTTTGACCCTCTAAAACCCGAAGGCGATATTGAACAGTGGTTAACTTGGCTACAGTCATGGCAACTTCAAAACGCCAATGGTACTTTAGCTTTAGTGGGGCATCAGCCAAATTTAGGTAACTGGGCAGAAACTTTAATTTGGGGAACTGTTAAACAACAAATAGTAGTCAAAAAATCGGGAATAATCGGCTTACAGCTTCCTAGTATTGGTACACCAATCTCTAGAAGTACCTTATTTCTGCTACTCTCCCCTAAATGGATAATTTAA
- a CDS encoding bifunctional oligoribonuclease/PAP phosphatase NrnA: MSSSNLNTSLESRLANKKKVSSKKPLEAVDGSKLNLETKKSSNLAKILHQLGENLEKHHGERQVIVIQDFPDPDALSSAWAYKLIAANYDISCDILYGGTLSHQENIALVRLTGLPATRVLNSAIGEQDLSAYQGCVLIDSQGTNSQMYPIVEQANIPLIVVIDHHSKQKDLEAEFIDLRPQTRATATILTQYIQSGMLELDHSNEEHVKCATALMHGLRSDTNCLMQAKEEDFSAAAYLSRFYDSQLLNAILQSARSRRVMDVIERALRNRIITKNFSISGVGYLLYDDRDAIPQAADFLVTEEDIHTAVVFGIVHNEDDDQELVIGSLRTTKLTLDPDEFIKETLGKDNQGRYFGGGRYMAGGFEIPLGFLGSFNDNSDYTKLKWEVFDTQIKQKLMRLVEPKGNVIASD, translated from the coding sequence ATGTCGTCTTCAAACCTTAACACTTCTCTAGAAAGCCGTTTAGCCAATAAAAAGAAAGTATCCAGCAAAAAGCCACTGGAAGCGGTTGATGGCTCTAAACTCAATTTGGAGACTAAGAAAAGTAGTAATTTGGCAAAAATTCTGCACCAACTGGGTGAAAATCTTGAAAAACATCATGGAGAGCGACAAGTAATCGTAATTCAGGATTTCCCGGATCCAGATGCTCTTTCCAGTGCCTGGGCTTATAAATTGATTGCGGCAAACTACGATATCAGTTGCGATATCCTTTATGGGGGAACTTTATCTCACCAAGAAAATATTGCTTTAGTTAGACTTACAGGATTACCCGCTACAAGAGTTTTAAATAGTGCGATTGGCGAACAAGATTTATCTGCTTATCAAGGTTGTGTTTTGATTGATAGTCAGGGGACAAATAGTCAAATGTATCCCATTGTCGAACAAGCTAATATTCCTTTGATTGTGGTAATCGATCACCACAGCAAACAAAAAGATTTAGAGGCTGAATTCATCGATCTTCGTCCTCAAACTAGGGCAACTGCGACAATTTTGACTCAGTATATTCAGTCAGGAATGCTGGAGCTCGATCACAGTAATGAAGAACACGTTAAATGTGCTACTGCTTTGATGCATGGTCTCCGTTCTGATACCAACTGCTTAATGCAAGCTAAAGAAGAAGATTTTAGTGCTGCGGCTTACTTGAGTCGCTTTTACGATTCTCAGTTACTAAATGCTATATTGCAGTCAGCGCGATCGCGTCGAGTTATGGACGTAATAGAGCGTGCTTTGCGCAACCGAATTATCACAAAGAACTTTTCGATTTCAGGAGTAGGTTATCTACTTTATGATGACCGCGATGCAATTCCCCAAGCAGCAGATTTTTTAGTCACAGAAGAAGATATTCATACCGCAGTAGTTTTTGGCATCGTTCACAATGAGGATGACGACCAGGAACTAGTAATCGGCTCGTTGAGAACTACTAAGCTGACATTAGACCCCGATGAGTTTATTAAAGAAACTTTAGGTAAAGATAATCAGGGAAGATATTTTGGCGGAGGTCGCTATATGGCTGGGGGATTTGAAATTCCTCTCGGTTTCCTAGGAAGCTTCAATGATAATTCAGATTACACTAAGCTCAAGTGGGAAGTATTTGATACTCAGATTAAGCAAAAGTTAATGCGTTTAGTTGAACCAAAAGGTAACGTTATTGCTTCTGATTAA
- a CDS encoding HNH endonuclease: MGKVLVLNASYEPLNITSWRRAVVLLLKGKAEQLEHRGKVIYADFPLPTVIRLRYYVRVPYKEIPLTRRNVLERDSHNCQYCQAKGDQLTIDHVIPRSRGGGDTWENLVAACVRCNVKKGNRTPKEAEMMLLTKPRRPYSSLHFELVKYTQGNSNQEWKKYVIGI; encoded by the coding sequence ATGGGTAAGGTTTTGGTATTAAATGCTTCCTATGAACCCTTGAATATTACCAGTTGGCGTCGAGCAGTGGTATTACTTTTAAAGGGTAAAGCGGAGCAACTTGAACATAGGGGTAAAGTGATCTATGCCGATTTCCCCCTACCAACGGTAATTCGCTTACGTTACTATGTCCGTGTACCTTACAAAGAAATCCCCTTAACTCGCCGCAATGTTTTAGAAAGGGATAGTCATAACTGTCAGTATTGTCAAGCCAAGGGAGATCAGCTAACCATCGATCATGTTATACCAAGATCCCGTGGTGGTGGAGATACTTGGGAGAACCTTGTGGCTGCCTGTGTTAGATGTAATGTCAAAAAAGGGAATAGAACTCCTAAAGAAGCAGAAATGATGCTATTGACCAAGCCTCGTCGTCCCTATAGTAGTCTTCATTTTGAGTTAGTAAAATATACACAAGGAAACTCTAATCAAGAGTGGAAAAAGTATGTTATTGGAATTTAA
- the alr gene encoding alanine racemase — MGGWQQKIKTHSSPKQNNYLSLLANRQRAWVEIDLKALAHNVRALKSFLGHQTKLMAVVKADAYGHGAITIAQTAVANGADCLAIATLAEGVELRQAGITEPILILGAINSPEDIKEIAAWQLEPTICNQEQALVFESTMARVGNSLPVHLKLDTGMSRLGTNWQEAVSFVQLVQKLPHLKIASIYSHFSTADESDRTTMNLQHRRFRDAIDQLKQAGFVPPLLHLANSAAALSDRTCHYDLVRIGLALYGLYPAPHLHQVIDLQPVLRVKAKITQVKTIPAGEGVSYGRKFITAKDTKVAVVGIGYADGIPRNLSNRLQAIVSGQLVSQIGSITMDQLMLNVDCIPHIQPGEVVTLIGQHYGLQITADDWANILDTISWEILCGFKHRLPRINVN; from the coding sequence ATGGGTGGCTGGCAGCAAAAAATCAAAACTCATTCGTCCCCCAAACAAAATAATTATCTATCTCTGTTGGCAAATCGCCAGCGGGCCTGGGTAGAAATAGATTTAAAGGCTTTAGCTCATAATGTGCGAGCTTTGAAAAGCTTTCTGGGACATCAAACTAAGCTGATGGCAGTAGTTAAAGCCGATGCTTACGGTCACGGTGCAATTACGATCGCCCAGACTGCCGTCGCCAATGGTGCTGATTGTTTGGCGATCGCTACTTTGGCAGAGGGTGTAGAATTACGCCAAGCAGGAATTACTGAACCAATATTGATTTTGGGGGCGATCAATTCACCTGAGGACATTAAGGAGATCGCTGCTTGGCAATTAGAACCTACTATCTGCAATCAGGAACAAGCATTAGTTTTTGAGTCAACCATGGCGAGAGTGGGGAATTCCTTACCTGTACATCTCAAGTTAGATACAGGAATGTCCCGTTTAGGTACAAATTGGCAAGAAGCCGTTTCTTTTGTCCAGCTTGTACAAAAATTGCCTCATCTAAAGATAGCCAGTATCTATTCCCATTTTTCTACGGCTGATGAGAGCGATCGCACTACCATGAATCTGCAGCACCGACGTTTTCGTGATGCTATTGACCAATTGAAACAGGCGGGTTTTGTTCCGCCTCTATTACATTTAGCTAATTCTGCTGCTGCCCTAAGTGATCGCACTTGCCATTATGATTTGGTGAGGATTGGACTAGCTCTTTATGGTCTGTATCCGGCACCTCATCTTCATCAGGTAATCGACCTGCAACCAGTATTACGAGTCAAAGCCAAAATCACTCAAGTCAAAACTATTCCCGCAGGAGAGGGCGTTAGTTATGGTCGTAAATTTATCACAGCCAAAGACACCAAAGTAGCTGTTGTTGGTATTGGCTATGCCGATGGTATTCCTCGCAACTTATCCAATCGTCTCCAGGCCATTGTATCTGGGCAATTAGTTTCTCAAATAGGCTCTATTACTATGGATCAGCTAATGCTTAATGTAGATTGTATTCCCCATATACAACCAGGAGAAGTAGTTACTTTAATTGGTCAACACTATGGTCTCCAGATTACTGCTGATGATTGGGCAAATATACTCGATACTATTTCCTGGGAAATTCTTTGTGGTTTTAAACATCGATTACCGAGGATAAATGTTAACTAG
- a CDS encoding EAL domain-containing protein, with translation MSLPSLEQTKAKILVVDDQPENLHLLSDALNSEGYDVKGVVSGEMALVVATSAIPDLILLDIVMPGLNGYEVCARLRANAITQNIPIIFLSANNDAVNRIKALNAGGADYIDKPFQIDEVLLRIKNQLKLQAAQREILQFNHELERRIQERTAQLESANQELQREIIERRQVTRLLQESEEKLESILNSLEEVVWSADVATSNLLFLNPAAQKVYGRSVAELLNNPDLRLESIHPEDRDRVELSLASSLNHSNDLEYRIVQPSGEIRWVWERSRLIYDEQGIVKRRDGIICDITERKQIEEELSYEAKHDSLTNLPNRAKFLERIEQALTRSFKDQHYLFAVLFIDLDRFKIVNDSLGHLVGDKLLIKVAQILTSCCRNNDFVARLGGDEFTILLNEIQTVEDGIQIADRIQKQLESPFYLEGHTVFTSASIGIVIGNHQYQDSSAILRDADIAMYNAKSHGKARHEVFDQEMYDETRELLEIENDLRKAVLQNEFVLHYQPIVSLETNTLYGFEALLRWNHPTKGLIYPDKFIHVAEETGLIIAIGEWVLKEACHQLSAWQSQYSGAVELKISVNIASQQIKDRNFLATLDRILTNTGLSANALHIEITESTLMDYNPETISLFNQIRDRGIKFNIDDFGTGYSSLQYLNRFPISILKIDRSFIQGMLDEKENFEIVKTIITLARILKIDVIAEGVENLKQFRVLQTFNCKLGQGYLFSKPMDHQSAALLID, from the coding sequence ATGAGCTTACCCTCTTTAGAGCAAACTAAAGCCAAAATTTTAGTTGTAGACGATCAGCCAGAAAATCTACATCTGCTCTCTGATGCCTTGAATTCTGAAGGATATGATGTCAAGGGGGTGGTTTCGGGGGAAATGGCATTAGTGGTAGCTACTTCAGCAATACCGGATCTGATCTTGCTGGATATAGTGATGCCGGGATTAAATGGTTATGAAGTTTGTGCGCGGTTACGGGCTAACGCCATCACCCAAAATATTCCGATTATTTTCTTAAGTGCTAATAATGATGCAGTTAATCGCATTAAAGCTTTAAATGCTGGTGGAGCAGACTATATCGATAAACCTTTTCAAATTGATGAAGTCTTATTGCGGATCAAAAATCAACTCAAACTGCAAGCAGCCCAAAGAGAAATTCTGCAATTTAATCATGAACTAGAACGGCGGATCCAAGAACGGACGGCTCAGTTAGAATCAGCGAATCAAGAACTACAACGAGAAATTATCGAACGCAGACAAGTCACCAGACTGCTGCAAGAAAGCGAAGAAAAATTAGAGAGTATTCTCAACTCTTTGGAAGAAGTAGTTTGGTCAGCTGATGTTGCCACGAGTAATTTACTGTTTCTCAATCCAGCAGCCCAAAAAGTTTATGGTCGTTCAGTTGCCGAGTTATTAAATAATCCTGACCTACGCTTAGAGTCGATTCATCCTGAAGATCGCGATCGCGTAGAACTGTCGTTAGCTAGTTCTTTAAACCACAGCAATGATCTCGAATATCGAATTGTTCAGCCTAGTGGCGAAATTCGCTGGGTATGGGAGCGTAGTCGCTTAATTTATGATGAGCAGGGAATAGTTAAACGCAGAGACGGTATCATCTGTGATATCACAGAACGTAAACAAATCGAGGAAGAATTAAGCTACGAAGCTAAACACGATTCTCTGACTAATTTACCTAATCGAGCTAAATTTTTAGAGCGAATTGAGCAAGCATTAACCAGAAGTTTTAAAGACCAACATTATTTATTTGCTGTCTTATTTATCGATTTAGACCGTTTTAAAATTGTTAATGATAGTTTAGGTCATCTAGTTGGAGACAAATTGTTAATTAAAGTCGCTCAAATTCTTACTAGTTGTTGCCGCAACAACGATTTTGTGGCTCGCTTAGGGGGCGACGAATTTACGATCCTCTTAAATGAAATTCAGACTGTTGAAGACGGTATCCAAATAGCTGACAGAATTCAAAAACAACTAGAGTCGCCATTTTATTTAGAGGGTCATACTGTTTTTACCAGTGCCAGTATTGGGATTGTAATCGGTAATCATCAATATCAAGACAGTTCCGCAATTTTGCGTGATGCCGATATTGCCATGTATAATGCCAAATCCCATGGAAAAGCCCGCCATGAAGTCTTTGACCAAGAGATGTACGATGAGACTAGAGAGCTACTGGAAATTGAAAACGATCTCCGAAAAGCAGTTTTACAAAATGAATTTGTTCTGCATTATCAGCCCATAGTTTCTTTGGAAACCAATACTTTATATGGTTTTGAGGCATTATTGCGCTGGAATCACCCCACTAAGGGTTTGATATATCCTGACAAATTTATTCATGTTGCTGAAGAAACAGGATTAATTATAGCGATTGGAGAATGGGTTTTAAAGGAGGCTTGTCATCAATTATCTGCTTGGCAAAGTCAATATTCAGGTGCAGTTGAGTTAAAAATCAGTGTTAATATCGCCAGTCAACAAATTAAAGACCGTAATTTTTTAGCCACTCTAGATAGAATCTTAACTAATACTGGACTATCGGCAAATGCGCTACATATAGAGATTACCGAAAGTACTCTGATGGACTATAATCCCGAGACAATTAGCCTATTTAATCAAATTCGAGACCGAGGAATCAAGTTTAATATCGATGATTTTGGCACTGGTTATTCATCTTTACAATATTTAAATCGCTTCCCAATTAGTATTCTTAAAATTGATCGCTCATTTATACAGGGGATGTTAGATGAAAAGGAAAATTTTGAGATCGTCAAGACAATCATTACCCTGGCGAGAATATTGAAAATAGATGTCATCGCCGAAGGAGTGGAAAACTTAAAACAGTTCAGGGTTTTACAAACTTTTAACTGTAAATTAGGTCAAGGATATCTGTTCTCGAAACCAATGGATCATCAATCTGCTGCCCTACTGATCGATTAA
- a CDS encoding ATP-binding protein — protein sequence MSLFSQGKTQSSLAIYAYIIIGGLSSLLMFFLIQNSLPLNKEKAREYQQAIQLTRQEILELEKILSKSNYTYSESSDNLLLQTKVIKKASERLQEIPKFLALREQNVFSSKLETQEILLASQVKTIEQLLNTKPILRESCLHITRLQNELTINPEILGNDLSSNSQLISMINDLMSNTILYCHSIDEDLKFTLESKIQNINLLLKQEKFKQYKLIVEEFINHTNIIIRQKKDIDHNIKQLESESIDLNNQVQELEQFFLNQYQNTQEKNTLYQLLSFLFILVIIIFIAYKIINNLRRTNHNIVKILEGFTQELETKVEQRTAQLEESIQNTEIALAQAQNANQAKSTFLANMSHELRTPLNAILGFTQLMCRDSSIGEEHQENLKIINRSGEHLLKLINDILEMSKIEVGQINLNESKFNLHTMLNSLEEMLRLKAKAKNLDLIFNIANNVPQSIHTDEGKLRQIIINLLGNALKFTEKGSITLTVVLEENAKLVEDKIDFLFSDTYSLHFTIADTGPGIEPEDLERLFSPFEQTKIGRISNEGTGLGLSICHKFVDLMGGELKVQSTVGQGSIFSFNILVRSQETEITEVSSKTEFANQRIMGLAPGQPEYRILAVDDVPASRLLLRKLLSGIGFLVQEAGNGQEAVDLWSSWHPDLILMDMRMPIMDGYEATKQIKSHPQGKKTIIIALTASAFEEEKVVILSAGCDDFMRKPFYEMELLHKIGQYLDIDYLYEELVDFAQNRQSPPPELTRESLAVMSPQWRSQLHQAAAKVDNQEILQLLSDIPEEYESLAKGIEDLVEHFRCDKIIDLTESVN from the coding sequence TTGAGTTTATTCTCTCAAGGAAAAACGCAAAGTTCACTGGCAATCTATGCGTATATTATCATTGGTGGATTAAGTAGTCTGCTAATGTTTTTTTTAATTCAGAATAGTTTACCTTTAAACAAAGAGAAAGCTAGAGAATATCAACAAGCTATTCAATTAACAAGACAAGAAATATTAGAATTAGAGAAAATCTTATCAAAATCAAACTACACTTATTCTGAATCGTCTGATAATCTTCTCTTGCAAACAAAGGTTATTAAGAAAGCTAGTGAGCGACTCCAGGAAATACCTAAGTTTTTGGCTCTCAGGGAACAAAATGTATTTAGTAGCAAGTTAGAAACTCAAGAGATATTGCTTGCTTCCCAAGTAAAAACAATTGAGCAGCTTCTCAATACCAAACCAATTTTAAGAGAGTCTTGTTTACATATTACTCGATTACAAAACGAACTAACAATTAATCCAGAAATACTTGGTAATGATCTATCATCAAATAGCCAATTGATTTCTATGATTAATGATTTAATGAGTAACACTATATTATACTGTCATAGTATTGATGAAGACTTGAAATTTACTCTAGAAAGCAAAATTCAAAATATAAATCTGTTACTCAAACAAGAAAAGTTCAAACAATATAAGCTAATTGTTGAAGAATTCATTAATCATACTAATATTATTATTCGCCAAAAAAAAGATATTGATCATAATATAAAGCAGCTAGAATCAGAATCAATTGATCTCAATAATCAAGTGCAGGAGTTAGAGCAATTTTTTCTAAACCAATATCAAAATACTCAAGAGAAAAATACTCTTTATCAGCTATTAAGTTTCTTGTTTATTTTAGTTATCATAATCTTTATTGCTTATAAAATTATAAATAATTTAAGGCGTACAAATCACAATATAGTCAAAATTTTAGAAGGTTTTACTCAAGAACTAGAGACAAAAGTAGAGCAGCGAACTGCACAATTAGAAGAAAGTATCCAAAATACTGAAATAGCCTTAGCACAAGCTCAAAATGCCAACCAAGCCAAAAGTACATTTTTGGCTAATATGAGTCATGAACTACGTACACCTCTGAATGCTATTTTGGGATTTACTCAGCTAATGTGTCGTGATTCTTCTATAGGAGAGGAACATCAGGAAAATCTCAAGATTATTAATCGTAGCGGCGAGCATCTATTAAAGCTGATTAACGACATTCTCGAAATGTCGAAAATAGAAGTGGGTCAAATCAATCTCAATGAAAGCAAATTTAACCTACATACAATGCTTAACAGCTTAGAAGAGATGTTGAGGTTAAAAGCTAAAGCTAAGAATTTAGATTTGATTTTCAATATAGCTAATAATGTTCCCCAATCTATTCATACGGATGAAGGAAAATTACGCCAAATTATCATTAATTTGCTCGGTAATGCACTCAAATTTACAGAAAAAGGTTCTATAACTCTGACAGTAGTACTAGAAGAAAATGCTAAGTTGGTCGAAGATAAAATTGATTTTCTTTTTTCTGATACTTATTCTCTACATTTTACGATCGCGGATACTGGTCCTGGTATCGAACCAGAAGATCTAGAACGGCTATTTTCACCTTTTGAGCAAACCAAAATAGGTCGTATTTCTAATGAAGGTACAGGTTTGGGTTTATCTATCTGTCACAAATTTGTCGATCTCATGGGAGGTGAACTCAAGGTACAAAGTACAGTAGGTCAAGGAAGTATTTTCTCTTTTAATATTTTAGTTAGGTCGCAAGAGACTGAAATAACCGAGGTAAGTAGTAAAACTGAATTTGCCAATCAAAGAATTATGGGTTTAGCACCTGGTCAGCCCGAATATCGCATACTCGCTGTAGATGATGTACCGGCTAGTCGTTTGCTATTGAGAAAATTGTTATCGGGAATTGGTTTTTTGGTTCAAGAGGCAGGAAATGGTCAAGAAGCTGTCGATCTATGGTCTAGCTGGCATCCTGATTTAATTTTGATGGATATGAGAATGCCAATTATGGATGGCTATGAGGCCACCAAGCAGATCAAATCTCATCCTCAAGGTAAAAAAACGATAATTATCGCTCTTACAGCAAGTGCTTTTGAAGAAGAGAAAGTAGTAATTTTATCGGCTGGTTGCGATGACTTTATGCGGAAGCCATTTTATGAAATGGAACTATTACATAAGATCGGTCAGTATTTAGACATAGATTATCTTTATGAAGAATTAGTTGATTTTGCCCAAAATCGGCAATCACCACCCCCAGAATTAACCAGAGAAAGCTTAGCCGTCATGTCTCCCCAATGGCGATCGCAACTACATCAAGCTGCGGCCAAAGTAGATAACCAAGAAATATTGCAACTATTATCAGATATTCCTGAGGAATATGAATCTCTTGCCAAAGGAATTGAAGATTTAGTCGAGCATTTTCGTTGTGACAAAATTATTGACCTGACAGAATCAGTTAACTAA